A stretch of the Rhinoderma darwinii isolate aRhiDar2 chromosome 3, aRhiDar2.hap1, whole genome shotgun sequence genome encodes the following:
- the PTPN9 gene encoding tyrosine-protein phosphatase non-receptor type 9 — MAQALTQEEEQATQRFLQEMNSWTSFHSVPPLSWDVAVKFLMARKFDVVRAIELFHSYRETRQREGIVRLNPLQEPLLSELLSGKFTVLSVQAPTGASIAIFTAKLHHPARKNSREVQHTVLQALFYLLDRAVESVDTQRNGLVFIYDMGGSQYSNFELELSKKILSLLRGAFPARLKKVLIVSPPVWFRVPYSIISLLLKEKLRERVHMVSMSELLEHLPPQCLPESLGGLLPWDPGSWNCLLLPARAGKPDPLDEVVLVLAEGQSRGVHKPGSASMTLSQLKEHTSALGRRGIYEEYEEIRNEQPEGTFSASLAVVNRDRNRYGDVPCLDQTRVKLKRVNWHDRSDYINASFMDGYLLKNMYIGTQGPMENTFQDFWQMVWEQNVLVIVMTTRVEEGGHQKCGQYWPLSPGSLALYGAVTVTNKAAENHQHYRKTTLDVSSRQGRERRQISHLQFLSWPDFGVPSSAAALINFRDAVKKEQRKLVNEQGNQWKDPAGGPPIVVHCSAGIGRTGTFCTLDICLSQITDVGTLNIQQTVKRMRKQRALSIQTPEQYFFCHMAILEHCGS, encoded by the exons ATGGCACAAGCACTGACACAGGAGGAAGAACAG GCTACTCAGCGGTTCCTGCAGGAGATGAATTCCTGGACTTCCTTTCACTCGGTGCCCCCTCTCTCATGGGATGTTGCAGTGAAATTTCTAATGGCGAGAAAATTTGATGTTGTCAGGGCAATTGAACTGTTCCACTCATACAGG GAGACCCGTCAGAGAGAAGGGATCGTCAGACTAAACCCTCTGCAAGAGCCTTTGCTGTCTGAATTACTGAGTGGCAAGTTTACGGTGCTG AGTGTACAGGCCCCAACTGGAGCCTCCATTGCAATCTTTACTGCCAAACTTCACCACCCAGCAAGAAAGAACAGTAGAGAAGTGCAGCACACTGTACTCCAGGCGCTCTTCTACCTGTTGGACCGTGCAGTGGAGAG TGTCGACACACAGAGAAATGGCCTGGTGTTCATCTATGATATGGGGGGCAGTCAGTACAGCAACTTTGAGCTGGAATTAAGCAAGAAGATCCTGAGCCTGCTGAGG GGTGCATTTCCTGCTCGTCTAAAGAAAGTCCTAATCGTTTCTCCTCCAGTCTGGTTCAGAGTTCCATATTCTATTATCAGTCTACTACTTAAAGAGAAGTTAAGAGAGAGG GTGCACATGGTGAGCATGAGTGAACTTCTTGAGCACTTGCCTCCACAGTGTCTTCCTGAGTCTCTAGGTGGATTACTTCCATGGGATCCTGGTTCATGGAACTGCCTTCTCCTCCCTGCCCGTGCAGGAAAACCAGATCCTCTAGATGAGGTGGTACTAGTGCTGGCAGAAGGACAAAGTAGGGGAGTGCATAAACCAGGGTCGGCAAGCATGACCCTGTCTCAGCTGAAGGAACACACTAGCGCTTTGGGAAGACGAGGAATTTATGAGGAATATGAAGAAATAAGGAATGAGCAACCAGAGGGGACTTTCTCTGCTTCACT GGCTGTCGTGAACCGTGATCGGAATCGTTATGGCGATGTTCCATGTCTAGACCAAACACGAGTCAAATTAAAGCGGGTCAATTGGCATGAT CGCTCGGATTATATAAATGCCAGTTTTATGGATGGATACTTACTGAAGAATATGTACATTGGCACACAAG GACCTATGGAAAATACATTCCAGGATTTTTGGCAAATGGTTTGGGAGCAGAATGTGTTGGTTATTGTCATGACAACACG AGTTGAGGAGGGTGGTCATCAAAAGTGTGGTCAGTATTGGCCTCTTTCACCGGGATCTCTAGCTTTATATGGTGCTGTGACTGTCACAAACAAAGCCGCTGAGAATCACCAACATTACAGAAAGACCACCCTGGATGTCAGCAGTCGCCAG GGTCGGGAGAGGAGGCAGATAAGTCATTTGCAGTTCCTAAGCTGGCCAGACTTTGGGGTTCCCAGCTCTGCTGCTGCGCTTATTAATTTCAGAGACGCTGTGAAGAAGGAACAGAGAAAATTGGTGAATGAGCAAGGAAACCAATGGAAAGATCCTGCTGGTGGTCCTCCAATTGTGGTGCATTGCAGTGCAGGAATCGGAAGGACAG GCACTTTCTGTACGCTGGATATCTGCTTGTCCCAAATAACTGATGTGGGCACCTTGAACATTCAGCAGACAGTGAAAAGAATGCGGAAACAGAGAGCATTGAGTATACAGACTCCAGAGCAGTACTTCTTTTGTCACATGGCCATCCTAGAACATTGTGGCAGCTGA